A stretch of Candidatus Bathyarchaeota archaeon DNA encodes these proteins:
- a CDS encoding aldehyde ferredoxin oxidoreductase family protein, with amino-acid sequence MFHLKGYSGKLLYINLTDKTVLEKKITKDFAEKYLGGLGFASRLLYDEVKHADPLSPENCLIIAPGLLVASGVPTASKTVFVSRSPLTMGFGRAVAGASLGVELKKAGYDALIIKGKSVSSIVLIIDNGKTFFEDGEKVWGLSTRETNKILKKRYEGFATAVIGPAGEHLSKIASIDCEERQAARTGLGAVMGSKNLKAIAVKGEKEVSYADLSLLKKLIKKWSKILKEHPATPLDLKYGTAEFYEWVNLEKGVFPSRNWQQGYFQKSYDSLNNNDKSRLDPYYWAPKYTAKIRACPGCNKPCGRIFKVSEGKYAGVEVDGLEYEVIYALGGSLEIDDPEAVAYLNLICDLLGLDAISAGLTLAWAMEANEKGLLNSEELKDLKFGSIEAAAAALRKMAYKEGETGALLSDGSKIASEKLGENSSSFAMHSKGLELPAYDVRGLKGVALAFAVSVRGGCHLTSVVYGTELSGKWWKFSNIDRFSSKQKGFEVKIHEDMMTVYDILGVCKFSRHMFFIEGLPELVTAATGFEASISSLLTIGERVYNIQRAFNARVGLNRKDDFLPERVFSNPIPKGKSEGSVLSREEFEEMLNEYYAARGWSINGVPTKAKLTALDLVDIAEDVGV; translated from the coding sequence ATTTTCCATCTAAAAGGCTATTCTGGAAAGCTTCTTTATATAAACTTAACCGATAAAACCGTTTTAGAAAAAAAAATAACTAAAGATTTTGCTGAAAAATATCTTGGCGGATTAGGCTTCGCTTCTAGGCTTTTATATGATGAAGTTAAGCATGCTGATCCTTTAAGCCCTGAAAACTGTTTGATTATTGCGCCAGGTTTACTTGTTGCTTCAGGCGTTCCAACAGCTTCAAAAACTGTTTTTGTTTCTAGAAGCCCATTAACTATGGGATTTGGTAGAGCTGTAGCAGGGGCTTCCTTGGGAGTTGAATTAAAAAAAGCAGGTTATGACGCTTTAATTATTAAAGGAAAAAGCGTTTCTTCAATTGTTTTAATAATAGATAATGGGAAAACTTTTTTTGAGGATGGAGAGAAGGTTTGGGGTTTAAGTACTAGAGAAACCAATAAAATATTGAAAAAACGTTATGAAGGTTTTGCTACAGCTGTTATAGGTCCTGCAGGAGAGCACCTTTCTAAAATAGCTTCAATAGATTGTGAAGAAAGGCAAGCGGCTAGAACAGGTTTAGGTGCGGTTATGGGATCAAAAAACCTGAAAGCTATAGCTGTTAAAGGAGAGAAAGAAGTTAGTTATGCAGATTTAAGCTTGCTTAAAAAGCTTATTAAAAAATGGTCTAAAATATTAAAAGAGCATCCTGCCACGCCTTTAGATTTAAAATATGGCACAGCTGAATTTTATGAATGGGTAAATCTAGAGAAAGGTGTTTTTCCATCTAGAAATTGGCAGCAAGGATACTTCCAAAAAAGCTATGATAGCTTAAATAATAATGATAAATCAAGGTTAGATCCATATTATTGGGCGCCGAAATATACAGCGAAAATTAGAGCTTGCCCAGGATGCAATAAACCTTGCGGAAGAATATTTAAAGTTTCTGAAGGAAAATATGCTGGAGTTGAAGTGGATGGCTTAGAATATGAAGTAATATATGCTTTAGGCGGAAGCTTAGAGATAGATGATCCTGAAGCAGTAGCTTATCTTAATTTAATATGCGATTTGCTTGGGTTAGATGCTATTTCAGCAGGGTTAACTTTAGCTTGGGCTATGGAGGCAAATGAAAAAGGGTTATTAAATAGCGAGGAATTAAAAGATTTAAAGTTTGGCAGTATTGAAGCTGCAGCTGCAGCTTTAAGAAAAATGGCTTATAAAGAAGGGGAAACCGGAGCATTATTAAGCGATGGAAGTAAAATTGCAAGCGAAAAACTTGGTGAAAACTCAAGCAGTTTTGCTATGCATTCTAAGGGGTTAGAGCTCCCAGCTTACGATGTTAGAGGATTGAAAGGGGTAGCTTTAGCTTTTGCTGTTTCTGTAAGAGGGGGATGCCATTTAACAAGCGTTGTTTATGGAACTGAGCTTTCTGGAAAATGGTGGAAGTTTTCTAATATTGATAGATTTTCCTCTAAACAAAAAGGCTTTGAAGTTAAAATTCATGAGGATATGATGACTGTTTATGATATTTTAGGTGTATGCAAATTTTCAAGGCATATGTTTTTTATTGAGGGGTTGCCAGAGCTTGTTACTGCAGCGACAGGATTTGAAGCTTCAATATCATCTTTGCTTACTATTGGTGAAAGAGTATACAATATTCAAAGAGCTTTTAATGCTAGAGTAGGTTTAAATAGAAAAGACGACTTTTTACCTGAAAGAGTTTTCTCAAACCCTATTCCAAAAGGAAAATCTGAAGGAAGCGTGTTATCTCGAGAAGAATTTGAAGAAATGCTTAATGAATATTATGCTGCTAGAGGCTGGTCAATTAATGGAGTCCCAACAAAAGCTAAGTTAACGGCTTTAGATTTAGTTGATATAGCTGAGGATGTTGGTGTATAA